A window of Rhododendron vialii isolate Sample 1 chromosome 11a, ASM3025357v1 contains these coding sequences:
- the LOC131306984 gene encoding uncharacterized protein LOC131306984 produces the protein MNGDMLEIENTNPPWLKQLLKANFYAVCKTHEDYRCNQCNRYCIECIVNFFCEYCLDDHENLQIIQIRRSSLSNAVRVDDIKNHINLGGVQTYMINKRQIVFLNSRPYTRLPYGVTKICNICRHSLPAGNFSFCCLSCKTSHSIQLFLLTSNIINWKGANILPSIFTYREREAISRDSTKQTFAVETELSTGEIDDSFQIDQSSTPNRKFKVRRLHKLLAKSSVASSSAAKQVTSSIYPATTPMFNHVNSKKRKGIP, from the exons ATGAACGGTGACATGCTGGAGATAGAAAATACCAATCCACCGTGGCTGAAGCAACTATTGAAAGCCAACTTCTACGCTGTCTGTAAAACCCACGAAGACTACAGATGTAATCAATGCAACCGCTACTGCATAGAatgcattgtaaattttttctGTGAGTACTGTTTAGATGACCACGAAAACCTCCAAATCATACAG ATAAGGCGATCATCTCTGAGCAATGCTGTGAGGGTGGATGATATAAAAAACCATATAAATCTTGGTGGTGTGCAAACATACATGATAAATAAACGACAAATTGTTTTCTTGAACTCGCGACCATATACACGGCTCCCTTATGGTGTGACGAAGATTTGTAATATTTGTCGTCATAGTCTGCCAGCTGGTAACTTCAGCTTCTGCTGTTTAAGTTGTAAG ACATCACACTCAATTCAATTGTTTCTTCTCACTTCCAACATAATCAATTGGAAGGGTGCAAATATTCTTCCTTCGATATTTACATATAGAGAG CGCGAAGCTATATCTCGTGATTCTACAAAACAAACATTCGCCGTTGAAACAGAGCTTAGTACAGGCGAAATTGATGACAGTTTCCAGATTGACCAATCATCAACGCCAAACAGAAAATTTAAGGTAAGGAGGCTGCATAAATTGCTAGCTAAATCTTCTGTTGCGTCTTCTTCAGCTGCTAAACAGGTTACAAGCAGCATTTATCCTGCAACTACACCTATGTTCAACCATGTAAATTCCAAGAAAAGGAAAGGCATTCCTTAG